The sequence GCGCGTGCTGAAGAAGAAATTTCAGAACTCGATGATGAAGACAAGGGTGAGTTTTTGGAAGCCCTTGGATTAACAGAATCTGGCGTGGACAAATTGACCCGTGCAGCCTATCACTTGCTTGGACTTGGTACCTACTTTACAGCAGGAGAGAAGGAAGTTCGTGCTTGGACCTTCAAGCGCGGTATGAAAGCCCCTCAATGTGCTGGTATCATCCACTCAGACTTCGAAAAAGGCTTTATCCGTGCCGTCACCATGTCCTATGATGATTTGATTCAATATGGCTCTGAGAAAGCTGTTAAGGAAGCAGGACGCCTCCGTGAAGAAGGAAAAGAATACGTCGTTCAAGACGGGGACATCATGGAATTCCGCTTTAACGTATAATAGACAATCAGGTTGGAAAGTATTTTCCAGCCTTTTGGTATTTCTAGTCGTTTAGTTTGCTTTTAGTACTAGGCAACGAACCGTAGGCAGTACTAGAGTACGGCAAGGTGAGTTAACGAAGTAATAAAAGATAAACTAAGTGACGATAAGGAGAAAAAATGACACGATTAATCATAGGCCTGGGCAATCCTGGGGACCGCTATTTTGAAACCAAACACAATGTCGGCTTTATGTTGCTGGATAAGATCGCCAAGCGTGAAAATGTGACCTTTAACCACGACAAGATTTTCCAAGCGGACATTGCCACAACCTTTATTGACGGTGAAAAAATCTATCTAGTAAAGCCAACGACCTTCATGAACGAATCAGGCAAGGCTGTTCATGCCTTAATGACTTATTATGGTCTAGATGAAACCGATATTCTGGTGGCTTACGATGACTTGGACATGGCTGTTGGGAAAATCCGTTTCCGTCAAAAAGGCTCGGCAGGCGGTCACAATGGGATTAAGTCCATAGTTAAGCATATTGGGACACAAGAATTTGACCGCATTAAGATAGGTATTGGTCGTCCAAAAGGAAAGATGAGCGTTGTCAATCACGTCTTATCAGGTTTTGACACAGAAGACCGTATCGAGATAGATCTTGCTTTAGAGAAACTTGACAAGGCTGTCAACTTTTATTTGGAAGAAGACGATTTTGATACCATTATGAGAAAGTTT is a genomic window of Streptococcus sp. 29896 containing:
- the pth gene encoding aminoacyl-tRNA hydrolase: MTRLIIGLGNPGDRYFETKHNVGFMLLDKIAKRENVTFNHDKIFQADIATTFIDGEKIYLVKPTTFMNESGKAVHALMTYYGLDETDILVAYDDLDMAVGKIRFRQKGSAGGHNGIKSIVKHIGTQEFDRIKIGIGRPKGKMSVVNHVLSGFDTEDRIEIDLALEKLDKAVNFYLEEDDFDTIMRKFNG